From a region of the Kwoniella mangroviensis CBS 8507 chromosome 1 map unlocalized Ctg01, whole genome shotgun sequence genome:
- a CDS encoding DNA replication complex GINS protein PSF1, translated as MYGDLALQLVTSSHRSTLSTTPQLPLPKYALPLILSICLETRQLGQSITSAAEQHGQVSLSQDRSLVCNLTVQHLSARRNKRCLLAYLSTRVGGIKERWWDSGGSLAYLLSPSSSSTMNNSDPSAINSSESESAGDLRNNLSPQELDFLRGYNNLMIDYKSDFLDVLDLTSSIDRPPSELMVDVRVLKDAGEVVLEGGEKLDFRKGERFRLNRSNVERLIVQGYLEEV; from the coding sequence ATGTACGGCGACCTAGCTCTCCAGCTCGTCACATCCTCACATCGATCCACACTGTCCACCACCCCTCAACTACCATTACCAAAATATGCTTTACCCCTAATCCTCTCGATATGTCTGGAAACCCGTCAGTTAGGTCAATCCATCACCTCTGCAGCTGAGCAACATGGTCAAGTCTCTTTATCTCAAGATCGATCGTTGGTATGTAATCTCACAGTGCAGCATCTTTCCGCTCGGAGGAATAAGCGATGTCTACTAGCGTACCTGTCAACAAGGGTGGGAGGTatcaaggaaagatggtggGATTCAGGTGGAAGTTTAGCTTATctcctttccccttcttcgtcttcgacCATGAACAACTCGGACCCATCAGCTATCAACAgttctgaatctgaatcagCAGGAGATCTAAGGAACAACCTCAGTCCACAAGAATTAGATTTTCTGAGAGGCTACAACAACttgatgattgattataAATCCGATTTCCTAGATGTTTTGGATCTTACCTCCTCGATAGACAGACCACCTTCGGAGTTGATGGTAGATGTTAGAGTACTGAAAGATGCTGGAGAGGTCGTtctggaaggtggtgaaaaGCTTGATTTTaggaaaggagagagattTAGATTGAATAGGAGTAATGTGGAGAGATTGATCGTTCAAGGGTATTTGGAGGAAGTGTGA